The Accipiter gentilis chromosome 14, bAccGen1.1, whole genome shotgun sequence genome contains a region encoding:
- the BPIFB2 gene encoding BPI fold-containing family B member 2: protein MAKLLTLSILLSLLVLAHTTRSPDCGGVLTPSGLSYVAEVSKPHAETILKQDLMAPTVPDLFLGSPKSSGNPINSVKVTELSLSLIPHTGLQLTIDVDLGITPAPSTTKVMKLSILADLHVEMNPEGNLELVTSACKPTVEEMQSTEEIESKSSSSDVDKEINTDKICLEVSKLLLLPNEQLISLTAQFPITPSCQVQYLPLAAPVFSKQGITISLQTTFQVAGMAIPLPVSPVPFSMPELVSSSPSHLTLAFSEHFYTSFFFALETAGAFNMTILSPLTTATIAQKITQMGSLFQEDLPVILQAVLKSSPRVVLEEGKAALKLSLTIHVGAGSPAFQSFLSVNTDISAGLLLSITDTRMTISAAVIEGIELSLAASDVGPVPAALLEELFLPTIREEVPAQMNAVLSEGIFLPHVSSFTYTDVSVVIHKDYVLVPCNLKLQAKTGEKTTVG from the exons ATGGCGAAGCTCCTCACCCTGAGCATCCTCCTGAGCCTCCTGGTCCTCGCTCACACCACCAGGTCACCCGACTGCGGGGGCGTCCTCACCCCGTCAGGACTGAGCTATG TTGCTGAAGTTTCAAAGCCACATGCGGAGACAATCCTCAAGCAGGACCTAATGGCCCCAACAGTCCCAGACCTGTTTCTCGGCTCCCCAAAATCCAGCGG GAACCCAATTAACTCCGTCAAAGTCACCGAGCTGTCCCTGTCACTCATCCCCCACACCGGGCTGCAGCTGACCATCGATGTGGACCTTGGCATCACTCCTGCTCC ctcgACCACCAAGGTGATGAAACTGTCCATCCTGGCGGACCTCCACGTGGAAATGAACCCCGAAGGGAACCTGGAGCTGGTGACCTCTGCCTGCAAACCCACCGTGGAGGAGATGCAGAGCACTGAGGAGATAGAAAG CAAGTCCTCTAGTTCAGATGTGGACAAGGAGATTAACACCGATAAG ATTTGCCTGGAAGTCTCCAAATTGCTACTTTTGCCAAATGAACAGCTGATATCTCTGACAG CTCAGTTCCCCATCACGCCAAGCTGCCAGGTCCAGTACCTGCCCCTGGCTGCACCCGTGTTCTCCAAGCAGGGAATCACCATATCCTTGCAG ACGACTTTCCAGGTGGCGGGGATGGCAATCCCCCTGCCAGTCAGTCCCGTGCCATTCAGCATGCCTGAGCTGGTGAGCTCCAGCCCTTCCCACCTCACCCTGGCTTTCTCTGAGCACTTCTACACCAGCTTCTTCTTCGCCCTGGAAACAGCTGGAGCCTTCAACATGACCATCCTG AGCCCACTGACCACTGCCACCATAGCACAGAAGATTACTCAG ATGGGCTCCCTCTTCCAGGAGGACCTACCGGTGATACTGCAAGCCGTGCTGAAGAGCTCACCTCGGGTGGTGCTGGAGGAAGGCAAGGCAGCCCTGAAGCTCTCCCTCACCATCCACGTCGGGGCGGGATCACCGGCTTTCCAGAGCTTCCTGAGCGTGAACACG GATATATCTGCAGGACTCCTCCTTAGCATCACCGACACAAGGATGACAATCTCCGCAGCGGTGATAGA GGGTATTGAGCTCAGCCTGGCTGCCTCCGACGTGGGTCCCGTGCCG GCTGCCTTACTGGAGGAGTTGTTTTTGCCCACAATCCGTGAGGAGGTACCGGCTCAGATGAACG cggTCCTGAGCGAAGGCATATTCCTGCCCCACGTCTCCAGCTTTACCTACACTGACGTCAGCGTCGTGATTCACAAG GACTACGTCTTGGTCCCCTGCAACCTCAAGCTACAGGCGAAGACTGGAGAGAAGACCACCGTGGGCTGA